From Vallitalea longa, the proteins below share one genomic window:
- a CDS encoding RluA family pseudouridine synthase, whose translation MDSYLFNIENNDVGLRIDKYISNKLPDYSRSFIQKLIKENQLSVNDKSIKSNYKLRRNDIIKIIIEEAEELIIQPENIPLDILYEDEDVILINKPQGMVVHPAPGHYSGTLVNALMYHCKDNLSNINGDMRPGIVHRIDKDTSGVLIACKNNVSHENIVEQLKEHSITRKYNAIVYNNIKNDEGVIDKPIGRHPVNRKRMAINPVNGKEAVTHYKVLERINQYTYVELKLETGRTHQIRVHMTSINHPLLGDPVYGPRNDRFKLKGQVLHARVLGFVHPKTKEYMEFEAPLPNYFTGILSKLRNM comes from the coding sequence ATGGATTCGTATTTATTCAATATTGAAAACAATGATGTAGGTCTTAGGATAGACAAATATATATCAAATAAACTACCGGATTATTCTAGGTCGTTTATACAAAAATTAATTAAAGAAAATCAGCTTAGTGTAAATGATAAATCAATAAAATCCAATTATAAATTAAGACGAAATGATATAATAAAAATAATTATAGAAGAGGCAGAAGAATTAATCATTCAACCTGAAAATATTCCTCTGGACATTCTTTATGAAGATGAAGATGTAATTCTAATCAATAAACCACAAGGAATGGTAGTTCATCCCGCACCTGGTCATTATTCAGGAACATTAGTCAATGCACTGATGTATCATTGTAAAGACAATTTATCTAATATCAACGGTGATATGAGACCGGGTATAGTTCACCGGATAGATAAAGATACATCTGGTGTCCTGATTGCATGTAAAAATAATGTATCCCATGAAAATATAGTTGAACAATTGAAAGAACATTCTATCACAAGAAAATATAATGCGATAGTCTATAACAATATCAAAAATGACGAAGGTGTTATAGACAAACCAATAGGACGACATCCAGTTAATAGAAAACGAATGGCTATAAATCCTGTCAATGGAAAAGAAGCAGTTACTCATTATAAAGTTCTTGAAAGAATTAATCAATATACTTATGTGGAATTGAAGTTGGAGACCGGAAGGACTCATCAAATAAGAGTTCATATGACAAGTATCAATCATCCTTTGCTAGGGGATCCTGTTTATGGACCTAGAAATGATAGGTTTAAATTAAAGGGACAGGTATTACATGCAAGGGTATTAGGTTTTGTTCATCCCAAAACTAAAGAATATATGGAATTTGAAGCTCCTTTGCCAAATTATTTTACTGGAATATTAAGCAAATTAAGAAATATGTAA
- the lspA gene encoding signal peptidase II yields MILMLISVILLVGLDQYTKYLTVMNIEPTEYIPIIGDVFGLTYVKNEGSAFGMLQGQQWLFIIFTVVILIGMIYIFNKMPKDKKYYPLKFTLILFIAGAIGNFADRVRLKYVVDMLYFKLIDFPVFNMADCYVVVGAILLIALMIFKYKDEDFAFLKRSKK; encoded by the coding sequence ATGATTTTAATGTTAATAAGTGTAATACTCTTAGTAGGTCTAGATCAGTATACCAAATATTTAACTGTAATGAATATTGAACCAACAGAATATATTCCAATTATTGGAGATGTATTTGGATTAACTTATGTCAAAAATGAAGGTAGTGCATTTGGGATGCTTCAAGGACAGCAATGGTTGTTCATAATTTTTACAGTAGTAATTTTAATTGGAATGATATATATTTTCAATAAAATGCCTAAGGATAAAAAATATTATCCATTAAAATTCACTTTAATCTTATTTATAGCTGGAGCTATTGGTAACTTTGCTGATCGAGTTAGGTTGAAATATGTTGTAGATATGTTATATTTCAAATTAATCGATTTCCCTGTATTTAATATGGCTGATTGTTATGTAGTTGTTGGAGCTATATTATTGATAGCATTAATGATCTTCAAGTACAAAGATGAAGATTTCGCATTTTTGAAAAGGAGTAAAAAATAA
- the gshAB gene encoding bifunctional glutamate--cysteine ligase GshA/glutathione synthetase GshB has protein sequence MLNLNRELVQCIKDNHLENDLLKGKFGIEKENIRINNNGELVKTPHSKHFGDKLLNPYITTDFSESQVEMITPVCNSIDEAYNYLETIQNVVSVTIDNEFLWPESVPPILPNENEIPLARYNTNEKLVKNNANMYRKYLADKYGRKKQLISGIHLNFSLDDDFINKLYNSSLSQLSYREYKDEMYMKIMRNITRLSWFIIKMFGSSPVIHETYYDSCNLENLKIDKFKNTISIRNGRCGYKNINNFYVPLNSLENYITSIREMIDSGKLIGSKEYYSVIRPKSNKGNLSAIEKHGIDYLELRLLDINPLFKLGVNISDLYLIHLLIILALILEDSEMNESLFYESINNNQVVAEKGRMDNLKINWKGKRVDVKSMSLHIMDTIEEVVNIIDPPIETYKNIIATYRDMVIDNKNLYSSIIYEQIKQKGFIEFHIKKAIDYAKDSLSKRFNFIGYEDMELSTQILILDAIKRGVKVEILDRNDNFIMLSAKDKVEYVKQATKTSKDNYSTVLIMENKLVTKKILESSGLKAPLGEEFTKIDLAQKEYYRYNNKNIVIKPNSTNFGIGITIFKESFTEDEYKTALDLAFQQDDTILIEEFIEGKEYRVLVIDNKVAGVLLRVPANVKGDGTSSIKQLVMEKNKNILRGQNYRKPLEKIKLGIPEKMFLTQQKLDFDSVIEKNRIVYLRENSNISTGGDSIDYTDVISDSLKEIAVKASKAVGASIVGVDLMTKDITGEATDNYSIIELNFNPAIHIHCYPYKGKNRKIGEKILDLLNL, from the coding sequence ATGCTTAACTTAAATAGAGAACTAGTGCAGTGTATTAAAGATAATCATCTTGAAAATGATTTATTAAAAGGTAAATTCGGTATAGAAAAAGAAAATATAAGGATAAATAATAATGGTGAACTAGTCAAAACTCCACATTCAAAACATTTTGGAGATAAATTACTAAATCCATATATAACAACGGATTTTTCAGAGAGCCAGGTAGAGATGATTACACCCGTATGTAATTCTATTGATGAAGCATATAATTACCTGGAAACTATACAAAATGTTGTTTCGGTAACAATTGATAATGAATTCTTATGGCCTGAAAGTGTACCTCCTATACTACCAAATGAAAATGAAATCCCATTAGCAAGGTATAATACTAATGAAAAACTCGTAAAAAATAATGCAAATATGTATAGAAAATATTTAGCGGATAAATATGGTAGAAAAAAGCAATTGATATCAGGAATTCATTTGAATTTCTCATTAGATGATGATTTCATTAATAAATTATATAATAGCAGCTTATCTCAATTGTCATATAGAGAATATAAAGACGAAATGTACATGAAAATAATGCGTAATATTACTAGATTAAGCTGGTTTATTATTAAAATGTTTGGTAGTAGCCCTGTAATACATGAAACGTATTATGATAGTTGTAATTTAGAAAATCTTAAAATAGATAAATTCAAAAATACTATATCTATCAGGAACGGTAGATGTGGGTATAAGAACATCAATAATTTCTATGTACCTTTGAATTCCCTTGAAAATTACATTACAAGTATTAGAGAAATGATTGATTCTGGTAAATTAATAGGATCAAAAGAATATTATAGTGTGATACGTCCCAAAAGTAATAAAGGTAATCTGAGTGCAATTGAAAAACATGGTATAGATTATTTAGAGCTAAGATTATTGGATATTAATCCTCTTTTTAAGCTAGGTGTAAATATTAGTGATTTATATTTAATTCACTTATTAATTATACTTGCTCTTATCTTAGAAGATAGTGAAATGAATGAATCATTATTTTATGAATCAATCAATAATAATCAAGTTGTAGCTGAGAAGGGAAGAATGGATAATCTTAAAATCAATTGGAAAGGAAAACGTGTTGACGTTAAGTCAATGTCACTTCATATAATGGATACAATAGAAGAAGTAGTTAATATTATTGATCCTCCAATAGAAACATATAAAAATATTATAGCCACTTACAGAGATATGGTTATAGATAATAAAAATCTTTATTCTAGTATTATATATGAACAAATAAAGCAAAAAGGCTTTATAGAATTTCATATCAAAAAAGCTATTGATTATGCTAAAGACAGTCTCTCGAAAAGATTTAATTTCATAGGATATGAAGATATGGAACTGTCTACTCAGATATTGATATTGGATGCAATAAAAAGAGGTGTGAAAGTCGAGATTCTTGATAGAAATGATAACTTTATCATGTTATCGGCAAAAGATAAAGTAGAATATGTTAAACAGGCAACCAAAACCTCAAAAGATAATTACAGTACAGTATTGATAATGGAAAACAAATTAGTAACCAAAAAAATACTTGAAAGCTCTGGTCTAAAAGCACCTTTAGGTGAAGAATTTACAAAGATTGATTTAGCACAAAAAGAATATTATAGATATAACAATAAAAATATAGTAATAAAACCCAATTCAACTAATTTTGGCATAGGTATTACAATCTTCAAAGAAAGTTTTACTGAAGATGAATATAAGACAGCACTTGATTTGGCATTTCAACAAGACGATACCATATTGATTGAAGAATTTATTGAAGGTAAAGAATATAGAGTTTTAGTTATTGATAATAAGGTTGCTGGAGTGTTATTAAGGGTTCCTGCCAATGTAAAAGGAGATGGGACTAGTTCTATAAAACAGTTGGTTATGGAGAAGAACAAAAACATATTAAGAGGGCAAAATTATAGAAAACCATTGGAAAAAATCAAGTTGGGAATACCTGAAAAGATGTTTCTAACTCAACAAAAGCTTGATTTTGATTCTGTAATAGAAAAAAATAGAATTGTCTATCTAAGGGAGAATTCTAATATCAGCACAGGTGGGGATAGTATAGATTATACAGATGTTATCTCAGATTCTCTTAAAGAAATAGCGGTAAAGGCTTCCAAAGCTGTAGGAGCATCTATTGTAGGAGTAGATTTAATGACAAAAGATATTACAGGCGAAGCTACTGATAATTATAGTATAATAGAATTGAACTTCAATCCCGCTATCCATATACATTGTTATCCTTATAAAGGTAAGAATAGAAAAATAGGAGAAAAAATACTAGATTTGTTGAATCTTTAA
- a CDS encoding YggT family protein, producing the protein MEIVLSVLYLFLFVLEILLIIRVLLSWIPNSYDNPVAQFIIMVTEPLLSPIRKLIEKSIFGGKGNVLDFSPLIAFLVIRILQNMIGKF; encoded by the coding sequence ATGGAAATTGTATTAAGTGTCTTATATTTATTTCTATTTGTTTTAGAAATATTACTAATAATTAGAGTACTATTATCTTGGATACCAAATTCGTATGATAATCCCGTTGCACAATTTATAATTATGGTTACAGAACCCTTGCTTTCTCCAATAAGAAAACTTATAGAAAAATCAATTTTCGGTGGTAAAGGAAATGTTCTGGATTTTTCTCCATTGATTGCATTTTTAGTAATTAGGATATTACAAAATATGATAGGCAAATTTTAA
- a CDS encoding cell division protein SepF, whose product MAKFIDKMMDMMKLNDYDDYDEDYEYEEENEEETESSNVSDFKHIKNNSKKKNNATNIVNFQANVQMEVIVIQPEAYDEAQDICDHIKSKKPVIINLDKMDRDIAQRIMDFISGSCYTLNGNLQRVTNNIFIIAPENVDIAGDFREELKSNGIILPWKSE is encoded by the coding sequence ATGGCGAAGTTTATTGATAAGATGATGGATATGATGAAATTAAACGATTATGACGATTATGATGAGGATTATGAATACGAAGAAGAAAATGAAGAAGAAACCGAATCATCTAATGTTTCTGATTTTAAACATATCAAGAACAATTCAAAAAAGAAGAATAATGCGACAAACATAGTTAACTTTCAGGCGAACGTTCAAATGGAAGTTATAGTTATTCAACCTGAAGCTTATGATGAGGCTCAAGATATATGTGATCACATTAAATCAAAAAAACCTGTGATAATTAATTTAGATAAGATGGATAGAGATATTGCACAGAGGATAATGGATTTTATCAGTGGTTCATGTTATACATTAAACGGTAACTTACAACGAGTTACAAATAATATATTTATTATAGCACCTGAAAATGTTGATATAGCGGGTGATTTTAGAGAAGAACTAAAGTCTAACGGGATTATTTTACCTTGGAAAAGCGAATAG
- a CDS encoding DUF2809 domain-containing protein: protein MKKRLVYILITLIIIVLGLLSREIRGIPLFMGDVFWAMMVFYIIAILLDKKSDLFIFVSSVIITYIVEFTQLYHRPWIDDFRRTPIGHILLGQGFLFSDLIAYLAGIIIGYYIKKTIDNKFFNYKEYKLEER, encoded by the coding sequence ATGAAAAAAAGATTAGTGTATATTTTAATAACTCTTATAATTATTGTTTTAGGATTATTGTCTAGAGAGATAAGAGGAATTCCTTTATTCATGGGCGATGTTTTTTGGGCTATGATGGTATTCTATATAATAGCTATATTACTAGATAAAAAATCTGATCTATTCATATTTGTTTCAAGTGTGATAATTACATATATAGTTGAATTTACTCAACTCTATCATAGACCATGGATAGATGATTTTAGGAGAACACCAATAGGACATATATTATTAGGACAGGGTTTTTTATTTTCTGATCTAATTGCATATTTAGCAGGTATTATTATCGGTTATTATATCAAAAAAACAATAGACAATAAATTTTTTAATTATAAAGAGTATAAATTAGAGGAGAGGTAG
- a CDS encoding DivIVA domain-containing protein, whose translation MLTPLDIEAKNFKKTLFGFSQVEVRNTINEILSDYEKIYKENIELKDKVNLLNEGIKYYKTIEETLQSTLLLAEKTAEETKSNAHKRAEIIEKEAEVKAQTIVEDARNEVYRISQKKEELVQQYDASKIQIRQFLKAQLELTNSNTLENKPIDIDEIMKQQTIEEAAATNIDDISVKQIDNE comes from the coding sequence ATGTTAACACCTTTAGACATTGAGGCAAAGAATTTTAAGAAAACATTATTTGGTTTTTCTCAAGTTGAAGTAAGGAATACAATAAATGAAATCTTATCAGATTATGAAAAAATATATAAAGAAAATATCGAATTAAAGGATAAAGTTAACTTATTAAATGAAGGAATCAAATACTATAAGACTATTGAAGAGACACTTCAAAGTACTTTGCTATTAGCAGAAAAAACTGCTGAAGAAACTAAGTCAAATGCTCATAAAAGAGCAGAAATCATCGAAAAAGAAGCAGAAGTAAAAGCTCAGACAATAGTTGAAGATGCTAGAAATGAAGTATATAGAATCAGTCAGAAAAAAGAAGAACTCGTACAGCAATATGATGCTTCGAAAATTCAGATTAGACAATTTCTAAAAGCTCAGCTTGAATTAACAAATAGCAATACATTAGAAAATAAACCTATAGATATAGATGAGATAATGAAACAACAAACTATCGAAGAAGCTGCCGCCACTAATATAGATGATATATCGGTGAAACAAATAGATAATGAATAG
- a CDS encoding YggS family pyridoxal phosphate-dependent enzyme: MEHISDNIQEVLDNIKQAAEKVGRNKDDITLIAVSKTKPVEYIEEAMRSNILDMGENKVQEIRHKYEVLGDKVKWHMIGHLQTNKVKYIVDKVCLIHSVDSLKLAEKINSEAIKADKIMDILIQLNVANEDTKFGLMTDELTNFITAVSKLSNLRIKGLMTIAPYVTDSEDNRHIFREIKQLAVDIKRKNIDNVNMDILSMGMTNDYMVAIEEGSTMVRVGTGIFGKRDYNKR, encoded by the coding sequence ATGGAACATATAAGTGATAATATTCAAGAAGTACTAGATAATATTAAACAGGCTGCTGAAAAAGTAGGAAGAAATAAAGATGATATAACGTTAATAGCTGTATCTAAGACTAAACCCGTAGAATATATAGAAGAAGCTATGAGAAGTAATATACTAGATATGGGTGAAAATAAAGTACAAGAAATCAGACATAAATATGAAGTACTGGGTGACAAAGTTAAATGGCATATGATTGGTCATTTACAGACTAATAAAGTTAAGTATATAGTTGATAAAGTATGTCTTATTCATTCTGTAGATTCATTAAAACTTGCTGAAAAAATTAATTCAGAAGCAATTAAAGCTGATAAAATAATGGATATACTCATTCAACTTAATGTTGCTAACGAAGATACGAAATTCGGATTAATGACAGATGAATTAACTAATTTCATTACTGCAGTAAGTAAATTATCTAACCTAAGAATTAAGGGTCTCATGACAATAGCGCCCTATGTAACTGATAGCGAAGATAACAGACATATTTTTAGAGAAATTAAGCAATTAGCTGTTGACATAAAAAGGAAAAACATCGATAATGTTAATATGGACATCTTGTCAATGGGGATGACAAATGATTATATGGTTGCCATTGAGGAAGGTTCAACCATGGTTAGAGTTGGGACAGGCATATTCGGCAAAAGAGATTATAATAAGAGGTGA
- a CDS encoding RNA-binding protein, with product MGNNINNDDAIVLNKIIDKEKIASIRQIEMYTDFLNIHEQSIYKSNKKYLAGINHIFYGGYDYSERKILAFYPDYIDSNNIKYPIVILEIRPRNMKFSNNLTHRDFLGAILNLGITRAKVGDIIVKDNFAIAFVSQVVSDYIITSLEKVKQTVVDVQILHTLPDEILTPSFQHIKGTVSSIRLDSLISLAFPLSRGKAVTQIRNKNVYVNSKMILSPSYNLIEGDIVSVRGIGKFLFYQIGNRTKKDRIYIELKRYT from the coding sequence ATGGGAAATAACATTAATAATGATGATGCTATAGTTCTTAACAAGATCATTGATAAAGAAAAGATTGCATCAATAAGACAAATTGAAATGTATACAGATTTTTTGAACATTCATGAGCAAAGTATATATAAATCAAATAAAAAATACTTAGCAGGGATTAATCATATTTTTTATGGAGGATATGATTATAGTGAAAGAAAGATATTGGCTTTTTATCCAGACTATATTGATAGTAATAATATCAAATATCCTATAGTCATACTCGAAATTCGTCCTAGGAATATGAAATTTTCTAATAATTTGACACATCGTGATTTCTTAGGCGCAATACTGAATCTGGGTATTACAAGAGCTAAAGTAGGGGATATAATTGTTAAAGATAATTTTGCGATTGCATTTGTTAGTCAGGTGGTTTCTGATTATATAATAACTAGTTTAGAAAAGGTAAAGCAGACGGTAGTTGATGTACAGATATTACATACTTTACCAGATGAAATTTTGACTCCAAGTTTTCAACATATAAAAGGAACTGTATCTTCTATTAGATTAGATTCATTGATATCATTAGCTTTTCCATTATCAAGAGGAAAAGCTGTTACACAAATCAGGAATAAAAATGTTTATGTAAATAGTAAAATGATTTTATCACCTTCATATAATTTGATTGAAGGTGATATAGTTTCTGTTAGAGGTATTGGTAAGTTCTTATTTTACCAAATCGGTAATAGAACCAAAAAAGATAGGATTTACATTGAACTAAAAAGATATACTTAG
- a CDS encoding pentapeptide repeat-containing protein, which produces MEILSDTKYENCDFTDSNIEFQDIKKSSFNNCNFRNTKMEESIIKSCEFIKCNFKASRLNACNIKDSAFLNCKFEFADLFGAEFTDCKMVGSTFDEANMLGVVIVRGDFSYTNLKFQDFKGIDFSEVNLTRTDFTGCNLEKTNFNKAILSYTILHKAKLKGCDFREALIEGINLSELDLHNVKLDIAQCMLLATSFGAIVE; this is translated from the coding sequence ATGGAAATATTAAGCGACACAAAATATGAAAATTGTGATTTTACAGATAGCAATATAGAATTTCAAGACATTAAAAAATCTTCTTTCAATAATTGCAATTTCAGAAATACTAAAATGGAAGAATCCATTATAAAAAGCTGTGAATTTATAAAATGTAATTTTAAGGCATCAAGATTAAACGCATGTAACATCAAAGATTCAGCTTTTTTAAATTGTAAATTTGAATTTGCTGATTTGTTTGGTGCAGAATTTACTGATTGTAAAATGGTCGGTTCGACTTTTGATGAAGCTAATATGTTAGGAGTAGTTATCGTTAGAGGTGATTTTTCATATACCAATTTGAAATTTCAAGATTTCAAAGGTATCGATTTTAGTGAAGTAAATTTAACTAGAACCGATTTTACAGGATGCAATCTAGAAAAAACTAATTTCAATAAAGCTATATTAAGTTATACTATTTTACATAAAGCCAAACTAAAAGGATGTGATTTTAGAGAAGCTCTAATAGAAGGTATTAATTTATCTGAACTTGACTTACATAATGTTAAATTAGATATAGCTCAATGTATGCTATTAGCAACTTCATTTGGAGCTATAGTCGAATAA
- a CDS encoding tyrosine-type recombinase/integrase, translating into MDLEPNIIDMTIIIDKYINHLKINRLSNATIKNYKVTLYQFINFVLENRGTQYVEEDNIKTIVDNFLEELDNDKYNYKTRSINAKRNTLTGLFKFANEEELIHISVTHKLKSLKIDATKEKPILTKDEITKLLIFLEKEVSEESRKEYEVLEEKYINTYYKIRNRFIFNLFLYTGLRISETAKVMWDDINLESKLLTVTGKGNKTRWIPLNSKLMFEYFKYKTATERLEKNVKRENIKINKLIYSSVYLFPSLYRTNMDMPISTRRITIIIKDLLERSGINTKRNDNKKITPHSLRHTFATYLLDSGVPVRIVSDILGHSRTSTTFDNYIQIINKNRMFDEIEKLQF; encoded by the coding sequence ATGGATTTAGAACCCAATATAATAGATATGACTATTATAATAGACAAGTATATTAACCATCTAAAAATAAATAGATTATCTAATGCTACAATTAAAAATTACAAAGTGACCCTTTATCAATTTATTAATTTCGTATTAGAAAATAGAGGAACTCAATATGTTGAAGAAGATAATATTAAAACAATAGTTGATAATTTTCTAGAAGAGCTTGATAATGACAAATATAATTACAAAACAAGAAGTATTAATGCAAAACGAAATACACTAACTGGCTTATTTAAATTTGCTAACGAAGAAGAATTGATTCATATTAGCGTTACACATAAATTGAAATCATTGAAAATAGACGCTACAAAAGAAAAACCTATACTAACTAAAGATGAAATAACTAAATTATTGATCTTTTTAGAGAAAGAAGTAAGTGAAGAATCTAGGAAAGAATACGAAGTATTAGAAGAAAAATATATAAATACCTATTATAAAATTAGAAACAGATTTATATTCAATTTATTTCTATATACTGGTTTAAGGATTTCTGAAACCGCCAAAGTTATGTGGGATGATATTAACCTTGAGAGTAAATTGTTGACAGTCACTGGTAAAGGAAATAAAACTCGATGGATTCCTCTTAACAGTAAACTTATGTTTGAATATTTCAAGTATAAAACTGCTACAGAACGTTTAGAAAAAAATGTAAAAAGAGAAAATATCAAAATCAATAAATTGATTTATTCAAGTGTTTATTTATTTCCATCCCTATATAGAACAAATATGGATATGCCAATTTCCACTAGAAGAATAACAATTATAATAAAAGATTTGTTAGAGCGATCAGGAATAAACACTAAAAGAAATGATAACAAAAAGATAACACCCCATAGTTTAAGGCATACTTTTGCAACGTATCTATTAGATAGTGGTGTGCCAGTCAGAATAGTAAGTGATATTCTGGGTCATAGTAGAACTAGTACAACATTTGATAATTATATACAAATTATTAATAAAAATAGAATGTTTGATGAAATTGAAAAATTACAATTTTAG
- the aroB gene encoding 3-dehydroquinate synthase, with amino-acid sequence MKLIKVNTTSNDYNIVISSNFESLQQNLIDVGVENKKVCVITDDNVSKYYLDNVINILSDITSKLSYKVIPHGEINKNLGTINTIYQKMIEEKMDRDSYLIALGGGVTGDMVGFASATFMRGNNFIQIPTTLLSQVDSSIGGKTGVDFEGYKNIIGSFHQPELVYINTSTLSTLPKKEVSAGMGEIIKHGLIADKDYFDFIKTNSTLINQLDSDVLEDLIYRSCVIKSDIVSQDEKEKGIRATLNFGHTIGHAVERLFDFKLLHGECVAIGMVSAAYLSFLLNQIDNKQLEDIKKCIRSFDLPTEINTLEPETIYNELFHDKKTKNDILNIILLKGIGTCEIRNDIEKERIIEAIKYIL; translated from the coding sequence ATGAAACTAATTAAAGTAAATACTACTAGTAATGATTATAATATCGTTATCAGTAGCAATTTTGAATCATTGCAACAAAATTTGATTGATGTAGGCGTAGAAAATAAAAAAGTATGTGTTATTACAGATGACAATGTCAGTAAATATTATTTAGATAATGTAATTAATATATTATCTGATATTACAAGCAAATTATCTTATAAGGTAATTCCTCATGGTGAAATAAATAAAAATCTTGGTACTATTAATACAATATATCAAAAAATGATTGAAGAAAAAATGGACAGAGATTCTTATCTGATAGCACTTGGCGGCGGAGTCACAGGTGATATGGTTGGATTTGCTTCAGCTACTTTTATGAGAGGTAATAATTTCATTCAAATACCAACTACATTACTTTCTCAAGTAGATAGTAGTATCGGGGGTAAAACAGGTGTGGATTTTGAAGGTTACAAAAATATTATTGGTTCATTCCATCAACCTGAATTAGTATATATTAATACCAGTACTTTATCTACATTACCTAAGAAAGAAGTAAGTGCTGGTATGGGAGAAATTATAAAACATGGATTAATAGCAGATAAAGATTATTTTGATTTTATTAAAACTAACAGTACATTGATTAATCAGCTTGATAGTGATGTATTGGAGGATTTGATTTACAGATCATGTGTTATAAAAAGTGATATCGTATCACAAGATGAAAAAGAAAAAGGAATAAGAGCGACTCTTAACTTCGGTCATACAATTGGGCATGCAGTCGAAAGATTATTCGATTTCAAATTACTTCATGGTGAATGTGTAGCTATTGGTATGGTATCTGCTGCGTACTTATCATTTTTGCTAAACCAGATAGATAACAAACAACTAGAGGATATTAAAAAATGTATTAGAAGTTTTGATTTGCCAACAGAAATCAATACATTAGAGCCAGAAACAATATATAATGAATTATTTCATGACAAAAAAACTAAAAATGATATCCTTAATATAATATTATTAAAAGGCATAGGAACATGTGAGATCAGAAATGATATAGAAAAAGAAAGAATAATAGAAGCAATTAAATATATTTTATAA